A region of Scylla paramamosain isolate STU-SP2022 chromosome 25, ASM3559412v1, whole genome shotgun sequence DNA encodes the following proteins:
- the LOC135113028 gene encoding inactive pancreatic lipase-related protein 1-like isoform X1, whose translation MLTLSSSSSSSLSLLYFNLSLLFVSLFLAPVLSVSFSQTLSPATFADPSTPDLATPAVTTTTFAVTTTPESREGGGGNETSHVEWREEEGGGNESEHVERRGGGNKTDSVEGKKGMKVVKHFYLWTRRNSGNSSAQVLDPTRPSSISGSLFREGKTFVIIHGFLGWGTEPWILHFKDKLLRVFPSSNVVSVDWPAGSAWWLPGYYTAVHRVPGVAEDLAALLHSLATTCHLDLHDLHLIGHSLGAHVAGLAAAPLQTVGRISGLDPAGLMYHNVPANQRLDPSDATYVDVIHTNGCNTFDKWLDCYGINENIGHSDFWPNGGKHQPSCTKKRKRVTNGEIGCSHEMAYMYYIESLDYSVDQTYYLARACGSWDDYEAGQCSCGRETQYMGFSVNIRLNGTYYLSTNDSPPYATKDDGCPPGSATGPGVRMITTALISASTLILAIHAIVFVTKVARRRWAAREWQVEAVAGGSSSGGSVGASSGDCDGDVLVETSDKVPIIG comes from the exons ATGTTAACcttgtcatcttcctcttcttcttctctatctcttctatatttcaatctctctcttctgtttgtctctctcttccttgctcctgttctctctgtctctttctcccaaACATTATCTCCTGCCACATTTGCTGACCCATCCACTCCTGACCTCGCCACGcctgctgtcaccaccaccacatttgctgtcaccaccacaccag agagcagagaaggaggaggaggaaacgagacAAGCCATgtagagtggagggaagaagagggaggaggaaatgaatctGAGCAtgtagagagaagaggaggaggaaacaaaacagaTTCTGTAGAAggcaagaaaggaatgaaggttgTGAAACATTTCTACCTCTGGACAAG GAGAAACTCAGGTAACTCATCGGCTCAGGTCCTTGACCCCACACGACCCAGCAGCATCTCAGGCAGCTTGTTCCGGGAAGGCAAGACCTTTGTCATCATCCACGGCTTCCTGGGCTGGGGCACCGAGCCTTGGATCCTCCACTTCAAGGATA AGCTGCTGCGAGTGTTCCCTAGCAGCAATGTGGTGTCCGTGGACTGGCCGGCCGGGTCAGCATGGTGGCTGCCCGGCTACTACACTGCTGTGCATCGAGTGCCGGGGGTGGCTGAGGACTTGGCGGCACTCCTACACAGCCTGGCCACCACCTGCCACCTGGATCTGCATGACCTGCATCTCATAGGGCACTCCCTGGGGGCACACGTGGCTGGCCTGGCTGCTGCACCTCTGCAGACCGTTGGCCGCATctcag GCCTGGACCCAGCTGGCCTCATGTACCACAACGTGCCAGCCAACCAGCGCCTCGACCCGTCAGATGCCACCTATGTGGACGTTATCCACACCAATGGCTGCAACACCTTTGACAAGTGGTTG gaCTGCTACGGCATCAATGAGAACATCGGCCACAGCGACTTTTGGCCCAATGGAGGAAAGCACCAGCCATCCTGcaccaagaagaggaagagggtgactaatg GTGAGATCGGGTGCAGTCATGAGATGGCTTACATGTACTACATAGAGAGTCTGGATTACAGCGTAGACCAAACCTACTACCTGGCCCGGGCATGTGGCAGCTGGGACGACTATGAGGCCGGCCAGTGCAGTTGTGGCAGGGAGACACAGTACATGGGCTTCTCTGTCAACatcag aCTGAACGGGACCTACTACCTCTCCACCAATGACTCGCCCCCTTATGCTACCAAGGATGATGGATGCCCTCCGGGGAGTGCCACAGGGCCGGGGGTGAGGATGATCACCACAGCACTCATCTCTGCCTCGACACTCATCTTAGCAATCCATGCCATTGTCTTCGTGACCAAGGTGGCCAGGAGGAGGTGGGCAGCGAGGGAATGGCAGGTGGAGGCTGTTgctggtggtagcagtagtggtggtagtgttggtgctagtagtggtgattgtgatggtgatgtatTGGTGGAGACGAGTGATAAGGTGCCTATTAttgggtag
- the LOC135113028 gene encoding pancreatic lipase-related protein 2-like isoform X2, producing MKVVKHFYLWTRRNSGNSSAQVLDPTRPSSISGSLFREGKTFVIIHGFLGWGTEPWILHFKDKLLRVFPSSNVVSVDWPAGSAWWLPGYYTAVHRVPGVAEDLAALLHSLATTCHLDLHDLHLIGHSLGAHVAGLAAAPLQTVGRISGLDPAGLMYHNVPANQRLDPSDATYVDVIHTNGCNTFDKWLDCYGINENIGHSDFWPNGGKHQPSCTKKRKRVTNGEIGCSHEMAYMYYIESLDYSVDQTYYLARACGSWDDYEAGQCSCGRETQYMGFSVNIRLNGTYYLSTNDSPPYATKDDGCPPGSATGPGVRMITTALISASTLILAIHAIVFVTKVARRRWAAREWQVEAVAGGSSSGGSVGASSGDCDGDVLVETSDKVPIIG from the exons atgaaggttgTGAAACATTTCTACCTCTGGACAAG GAGAAACTCAGGTAACTCATCGGCTCAGGTCCTTGACCCCACACGACCCAGCAGCATCTCAGGCAGCTTGTTCCGGGAAGGCAAGACCTTTGTCATCATCCACGGCTTCCTGGGCTGGGGCACCGAGCCTTGGATCCTCCACTTCAAGGATA AGCTGCTGCGAGTGTTCCCTAGCAGCAATGTGGTGTCCGTGGACTGGCCGGCCGGGTCAGCATGGTGGCTGCCCGGCTACTACACTGCTGTGCATCGAGTGCCGGGGGTGGCTGAGGACTTGGCGGCACTCCTACACAGCCTGGCCACCACCTGCCACCTGGATCTGCATGACCTGCATCTCATAGGGCACTCCCTGGGGGCACACGTGGCTGGCCTGGCTGCTGCACCTCTGCAGACCGTTGGCCGCATctcag GCCTGGACCCAGCTGGCCTCATGTACCACAACGTGCCAGCCAACCAGCGCCTCGACCCGTCAGATGCCACCTATGTGGACGTTATCCACACCAATGGCTGCAACACCTTTGACAAGTGGTTG gaCTGCTACGGCATCAATGAGAACATCGGCCACAGCGACTTTTGGCCCAATGGAGGAAAGCACCAGCCATCCTGcaccaagaagaggaagagggtgactaatg GTGAGATCGGGTGCAGTCATGAGATGGCTTACATGTACTACATAGAGAGTCTGGATTACAGCGTAGACCAAACCTACTACCTGGCCCGGGCATGTGGCAGCTGGGACGACTATGAGGCCGGCCAGTGCAGTTGTGGCAGGGAGACACAGTACATGGGCTTCTCTGTCAACatcag aCTGAACGGGACCTACTACCTCTCCACCAATGACTCGCCCCCTTATGCTACCAAGGATGATGGATGCCCTCCGGGGAGTGCCACAGGGCCGGGGGTGAGGATGATCACCACAGCACTCATCTCTGCCTCGACACTCATCTTAGCAATCCATGCCATTGTCTTCGTGACCAAGGTGGCCAGGAGGAGGTGGGCAGCGAGGGAATGGCAGGTGGAGGCTGTTgctggtggtagcagtagtggtggtagtgttggtgctagtagtggtgattgtgatggtgatgtatTGGTGGAGACGAGTGATAAGGTGCCTATTAttgggtag